TCCAAGCATCTGGGGGTTTTTGAGTGCCACTGTGTAAGCATGAAGGGCTTTTCTTccagtattaaaaaatacctcAAGAACCTGCTGTAGAGATCAAAACGGGCCATTTCACCAACTCGCTAATACAAcagtttgttgttgttgttgctgccCCTCGTGTGGAGGTACTTCAGGCACGGCCCAAGGCGCTAGGCGGCCCCACGCCGTTTCCATCGACACTCTTTCTTTTGTGCAGCACCGGCCATTTCCACAACTCAGGCGCCCGGACACAGCCCCACCGCCGGCGGCGACGGCGCAGCAGCGCTTCGCACCGCCCACCGCGGGGCGGGCAAAATGGCGGTGGGCCACAGCGCTCCTCCCGCCCCTtcccgccgccggcccggcgTTCCCGGCACGCACCGGGTCGCGGAGGCGAGATGGCGCTGGAGGCGCGGAGGATGGAGGGCGACGTGGAGGACGGCGAGCTCTCCGACTCGGACTCCGACATGCCCGGCGCCGGCTCCCCCGGGGAGCCGCAGCAGGTGAGGAAGGGGAGGCGGTAGGCGGCGAAGCCCGGctgcagccggagccgcgccacCCCCGGCGGCGGGCCGCGGAAGGCCCGGgcgggaggaggcggcgggaggGCCGCGGCCGGAGGTTTGGTGGGCGACGGAGAGCGCTTGCCGGCGCCCTTGGTCGCTGCGGGAGCGGCGTGAACAGGCCGCAGTAAAAATGCGTGGAAGCAGAGTGGCTATTGCTGCTTTCCCTTGGCTTCACGGCTCTCGCGTCCGGGAGTTGCTGAAGAGATGGTATTTACTTCCGAGTGTGTCGTACTGTTTTCACCTAGGAGTGTATTATGAAGTTTATGAGGAAATCATGGAGGTGTCTGGGCAGGAAAAGATTTCGGAACACGATAACCCGGTGTCTTGACACCGTATGTGtaagggtttttattttctctaattattttgatttatgtgcAGTATAGTTCTGGGATGTGtagcacaaaataaattattacagaCGTAGGAGAATTTTAATTTATGGAGTTGCAAGTGTTTTCCGTTATGGAATACATATTAAATTGAAAGTTTGTGTGTCATAACATGATAACGCAAGTTGAaggcttctgttttctgtttgctaataggaggaagaagaaatggtGTCATAACGTTGGTGAAGGCAGTAAGGTTAAAAAACTTTTagatttaaagaatttaaaattaaatttatttcaccTGCAATTGAAGgaggagattttatttttaaagatcacGGGATAACATATAACTTTATGGTAGGAAATCAGTTAGGGAAAAATTGGAATTAGGATTAAGGAAAGTGCTTGCTGTAGGTTAGTGCAGACACTGTGGCCAGAAGTTTCCAGCAATCGGGAATAAGAATTCTGGGTGAAGTTACCCGTGGTGCTTTCGCACCTTATGCAGATTTCAGCAGGTTTGGCTTGCCTATTTTAGTTTATCTCTCAGCTGTATGgggaaacagcatttttatagcaataggacttttttttataatgtaTGTTGAAACTTTTAGGGTTTTTGTCCTAATTAATAGGAAGCCATAGTGAGTCTGTGGTGTCTTGTTggtttaaaggaagaaaactctaGTTCTTCTGTAAGATACCACTGTCCCCAGCTGGTCACATGCTGTCCTGATTGAACCAGAATCACAATACGCTGTTAACCTCTCAAGTCTGAGCAGCATCCAAGTGTTGTAGGTttgatttgggggttttgggtcattttttttcttctcacttgtGTCTCTGGGAACACTGCAGTCGTTGTGGATCACAAGCCTTGACCCCTTTCAGACTACTGCAAAGTTGCcatggtgtttggggttttttccccatctatCTTAGAACTGCTGTGCATGTTGTCTTCAGGGCATgttttaggaggcatggtggtgttgcattgacagttggacttgatgaatttagaggtcttttccaacctttatgattttGTGATTTGCCCTATTGGGGaattttaatagtttttccagtcccataataattttaatttcattcaaCAAAGATTACGTTAAGTAGATTAGTGACTCCTGATATGTGTTTTCTATAGCAGCCATGCTGTCTTTCAGATGCAAGAGTTCAAAGTATAGAAGTTTCATAGGATGCTCCTGTCAACTGTAGCCCAAAAAATGTTCATAGGGGAGTGTCCCAACAGTCACATGAGTCAAAAATAAGTGTCCTAGCTAATCAGATCTTTGGTGTGACTTGATAGCTCTTTCAGCTTACAAGAGTACTTAAATTAACAGacatttactttttcatttcagaaatcacTTGATGGCAATGATTCAAACAGACCATTCCAGAGCAGCATTTCATCATGTGCACCAAGTGTTCTTTATCGGACAACTAAAAGTGTGGATTCAAGTGACGAAAGCTTTTCTGAATCTGATGATGACAGCTGCCTCTGGAAACGAAAACGACAGAAGTGTTTCAGCTTTTCTCCTGCTAAATCTGTGCCTTTTCAGCTTAGCCAGAGCCACCAAAAACAAACTGCTCTAGGTGGCAAGAAGGTCAACAACATCTGGGGTgtggtgctgcaggagcagaatcAGGATGCGGTAGCTAACGAACTTGGGATTCTAGGCATGGATGGTAGTATTGACAGAAGCAGGCAGTCTGAGACTTACAATTATTTATTAGCCAGAAAGCTGATGAAAGAAGCTAAGCAAAAGGAGGCAGAGACTTTAGATAAAGAACTGGATGAATACATGCATGATGACAAGAAAACAGTGccagctgaagaagaaaatgggcAAGGCTTTCTCAAACGGAAGCGGGCTGTGAAAGATAGACTGGgtgaaagacaagaaatgaaatataaagGAAGATATGAGATAACAGAAGAAGACTCGGAGGAAAAAGTGGCAGATGAAATTGCTTTTCGGTGAGTTTAATAACAGGGTATCTGCACTTCCTCAAGTATTGGTAAACTGTGAGAtagaaaagaaggggggggacacgggACGGACACCTTTCTTACTGCTAAATATGTAATATGTCATGCCAGATTACAAAAAGCATGAGTGCCTTGTGTGTATTTCCAAAATCAACAGACTAGACAGATTAGTCAAcagacagatttcttttttattatgtaGGTTTGTCTGAATGGTACATGGGAACTTTTACACTTGCTGTTTTCTCCAGTTAATTGTTGATTTAACTGTAAAAGGTGCTATAATTTTAACTGTTAAATGCACAGCAGATTTAGATACTTTAATTTCAGAGATTTATGCAGGTCTGTGCAGTTGGTTATTTGGTTTAATCTTTCACATatcaacagaggaaaaataatgactcaatgcattttcattgaaacaaacttttaaaatgcatgcttTAGAAAAACCTTTCCCTCAGAAGCTCAGTATTTTGAAATCTATTCAAGAAGACATtgaaacacatttaaatgtATAGACTCCTCCTTAATTTTAGCAATTATTTAGCaacagtaatttcatttttatgcccCACAGAATGAATTATTCATTATAGAAGTTTCATGGTTAATTTTACTTAAGAAATTACACTGACGTTATTGTgcggttt
The DNA window shown above is from Phalacrocorax aristotelis chromosome Z, bGulAri2.1, whole genome shotgun sequence and carries:
- the PHAX gene encoding phosphorylated adapter RNA export protein, with translation MALEARRMEGDVEDGELSDSDSDMPGAGSPGEPQQKSLDGNDSNRPFQSSISSCAPSVLYRTTKSVDSSDESFSESDDDSCLWKRKRQKCFSFSPAKSVPFQLSQSHQKQTALGGKKVNNIWGVVLQEQNQDAVANELGILGMDGSIDRSRQSETYNYLLARKLMKEAKQKEAETLDKELDEYMHDDKKTVPAEEENGQGFLKRKRAVKDRLGERQEMKYKGRYEITEEDSEEKVADEIAFRLCEPKKDLIGRVVKVIGKRKAIELLMETAEVEQNGGLFIVNGSRRRTPGGVYLNLLKNTPSIKEEQIKEIFYLENQKEYENKKAAKKRRIQVLGKKMKKAIKGLNLQEYDDASRETFASDTNEALASLDDLQEGHHEAKMEPEDVIEIDNAHDLEIF